In Sphingobacterium sp. SRCM116780, the genomic stretch GAAAAAGCATTCATAGGAAGGATGATTTTTGAAAGCCAATTTTACAAAGAACAAGTAAAATGGTTCTCCACATTGGTAGCGCATCGCGAAGATATCAGAGGTTTACAACATAAATTAAAGAAAATGAATGTGACTGAAATGGAGGTCATCCGAATGGAACAAGGAAACAAAGTAGGTCGCATATTACTATGGAGATTCTAAAGACATAAAAAAAGCTCTAAACGTTGTTTAGAGCTTTTTTTATGCCATTTTATAAGGAAGATGACATACTGTCCCTATTTAACTTGGAGTGCTTATAGCCATATAAGAAATAGATCACAAGTCCACCAATCAGCCAAATAATAAAGATAATCCAGTTACTGGCTCCTAATTCTGTCATTAAATATAAATTAATCAAAATACCCGTTACAGGTAGTAAAGAGAAATTCATTTTAAAACTATAAATACTTAACCCCAACCAAGTCAACCAAAACACGATAATCAAAACTTTATGTTTGATAATCTCCATAAAAGGTAAGCTTTTCCATTCTAACAAGATAGATTGTCCGTAGATCAACATCAGCACGATGGTCACTAACAACCCAAGACCGACTAAGTATTTCCCATTTACATAAGGAACTTTGAATTTGGATTTTTGAGATAAACCAGAGAAATCCATATACAGCACACCTGCGCATACCATAATAAATGCAAAAAAGGTACCGACACTTGTTAGATCCACAAAAAAGTCCATTTTAAAGAACAATGACGGAATTCCCACGACTATTCCCGTGACGATCGTGGCATACGAAGGTGTTTTATATTTGGGATGCACTCTTGCAAATCGTTTTGACATCAATCCATCACGGCTCATGGTCATCCAAATTCTAGGTTGTGCCAATTGATAGACCAACAAGGCACTTGTAATAGCAATAACGGACGTAATGGAGATAATACCCGCCATATAATCGAACCCAACATATTTAAACACAAAAGCTAAAGGATCTTTTACATTCAATTCTGTGTAGTTCACCATTCCTGTTAAGACTAAGGTAATAGCCACGTACAATATCGTACAGATGACTAAACACCAGATCATTGCCTTTGGTAAATCACGTTGTGGATCCTTACACTCTTCTGCCGTGGTAGAAATAGAGTCAAAACCAATAAAAGCAAAGAATACTGCAGCGACACTTCCCATCACACCGTGCATACCGTTAGGAGCAAATGGTGTCCAATTCTCAGGCTTTATATAAAAAATACCGCCAAAAATAACAGCTAAAATAATTCCCACCTTGATCATCACCATGATGGTACTTGCACGTTGCGATTCTTTAATACCAATGTATACCAAAGCGGTCACCAAAACGGTGATGATACCTGCCGGTAAATCAAATATAATAGGTATTCCTCCTATGCGGGGAGCATTCAAATAAGCTTCTA encodes the following:
- a CDS encoding amino acid permease; protein product: MFKRLFRKKSVDQILYDSEHGEGTGLAKVLGVRDLVSLGIAAIVGAGIFSTIGLASYEGGPAVSLLFIFTAIACVFTALAYAQFASTVPVSGSAYTYAYVAFGELFAWIIGWALVLEYAVSNTVIAISWSQYFVSMLEGFGIQIPAWLSMAPGYALDAAQKLSEKGADSLTAIDKHGLEAYLNAPRIGGIPIIFDLPAGIITVLVTALVYIGIKESQRASTIMVMIKVGIILAVIFGGIFYIKPENWTPFAPNGMHGVMGSVAAVFFAFIGFDSISTTAEECKDPQRDLPKAMIWCLVICTILYVAITLVLTGMVNYTELNVKDPLAFVFKYVGFDYMAGIISITSVIAITSALLVYQLAQPRIWMTMSRDGLMSKRFARVHPKYKTPSYATIVTGIVVGIPSLFFKMDFFVDLTSVGTFFAFIMVCAGVLYMDFSGLSQKSKFKVPYVNGKYLVGLGLLVTIVLMLIYGQSILLEWKSLPFMEIIKHKVLIIVFWLTWLGLSIYSFKMNFSLLPVTGILINLYLMTELGASNWIIFIIWLIGGLVIYFLYGYKHSKLNRDSMSSSL